The Chloroherpetonaceae bacterium genome window below encodes:
- a CDS encoding zinc-binding dehydrogenase, with protein MLEVPEPLPSPNDVIIELKAAALNHRDVWIQKGLYPGLNLAVTLGSDGCGVVKACGSQVSEEWLNKAVIINPSIEWGIDENVHDANFKILGLPEDGTFAECVRVPSSNIYPKPKHLTFEQAAALPLAGLTAYRALFSRAKLKPGEKILITGIGGGAALMAMQFALAAKANVYVTSSSNEKLQKAAQFGVKAGFLYTDSKWQEKVMKEVEGFDVIVDSAGGENFDKLISLANPSGRIVTFGATAGTVKEINIRKLFWKQLSILGTTMGSANDFENMLKFVKKHKIVPIIDSNFLLQEAEFAMRKMERGEQFGKIVLKITN; from the coding sequence TTGCTTGAAGTTCCTGAACCATTGCCATCGCCTAATGATGTTATCATTGAGTTGAAGGCTGCAGCTTTAAATCACCGTGATGTTTGGATTCAAAAAGGTCTCTATCCCGGTTTAAATTTGGCCGTAACCTTGGGTTCAGATGGGTGTGGGGTCGTAAAAGCTTGTGGAAGTCAAGTAAGTGAAGAATGGTTAAACAAGGCGGTAATTATTAACCCAAGCATTGAATGGGGAATCGATGAAAATGTTCATGATGCAAACTTTAAAATCTTAGGTTTACCTGAAGATGGTACTTTTGCTGAATGCGTTCGCGTTCCTTCCTCGAATATATACCCTAAGCCAAAACATCTAACCTTTGAACAGGCTGCTGCACTTCCTTTAGCAGGTTTAACAGCATACAGAGCACTTTTTTCAAGAGCAAAATTGAAACCCGGAGAAAAAATACTTATTACTGGAATAGGTGGAGGTGCAGCCTTGATGGCGATGCAATTTGCTTTGGCTGCGAAAGCAAATGTTTATGTCACTTCAAGTTCAAATGAAAAGTTACAAAAAGCTGCACAATTTGGAGTTAAAGCTGGTTTCCTTTATACAGACTCTAAATGGCAAGAGAAAGTCATGAAAGAAGTGGAAGGTTTTGATGTTATAGTAGATAGTGCAGGTGGAGAAAATTTTGATAAACTGATTTCGCTTGCGAATCCAAGTGGTAGAATTGTAACATTTGGCGCCACTGCCGGAACCGTAAAAGAGATCAACATAAGAAAACTGTTTTGGAAACAACTTTCAATTTTAGGGACTACAATGGGCTCGGCGAATGATTTTGAGAATATGCTGAAATTTGTAAAAAAACATAAAATCGTACCGATTATTGACAGCAATTTTCTTCTTCAAGAAGCTGAATTTGCAATGAGAAAGATGGAAAGAGGAGAGCAATTTGGAAAAATAGTTCTTAAAATAACTAACTAA
- a CDS encoding DNA starvation/stationary phase protection protein: MSVEVKVKHTTEVVIQAINRQIANTYLLSIKYKKFHWHVSGPFFKQLHDLFDMHHGQLLTIIDDLAERSRSIGGHPIATASEFINNSELEEAMGYNFSPLQMVEMLYSDSDLIIDSLHEDIIQATNDSDPGTADLFTSIVQTIQKQAWFLAETKARGTLL, encoded by the coding sequence ATGTCAGTAGAAGTAAAGGTAAAACACACCACTGAAGTTGTTATACAAGCAATTAACAGGCAAATTGCGAATACTTATTTGCTTTCAATTAAGTACAAGAAATTTCATTGGCATGTTTCGGGGCCATTCTTTAAGCAGTTGCATGATCTTTTTGATATGCACCACGGTCAATTATTGACGATAATCGATGATTTAGCCGAGAGATCAAGATCTATCGGAGGTCATCCAATTGCAACTGCAAGTGAATTCATAAACAATTCAGAACTCGAAGAAGCAATGGGTTATAACTTTTCACCCTTACAGATGGTTGAAATGCTCTATTCCGATTCTGATCTTATCATCGATTCTCTTCATGAAGATATCATTCAGGCAACCAATGATTCTGACCCCGGAACGGCAGATTTGTTTACAAGTATCGTTCAAACGATACAGAAGCAAGCTTGGTTTTTAGCAGAAACAAAAGCCCGTGGAACATTGCTTTAA
- a CDS encoding serine hydrolase domain-containing protein encodes MSYKSISRISLLCLIYISCNPPSPFVQLPLSDKSETHRIILQDKLDSLFHKYQCSGLVITITNKDSLIFSYANGYAKMGEKKPITLNTYYRIASISKVFIALTIKKMEVDGLLNLEDDVSKYLGFKFRNIKNPMVPIKLKYLLNHTSSLKADESIGLINGDVYRSPLKVIFDFSDSKNRDAISSYWSDTKPGEEFAYSNFAYLILASVIEKVVNFDFNDYLKQSIFLPMNLKATFNQSELADSLIGYTYRNIDGTWVAQSDSIYVSKHKKRQFGENLIVYSPMGGLRISALELAKIQKEILNLSSKGKIFGLPEKSFRELILDSIVTKDKSFEIYSLGFHHTKQLNVGEKWIGHPGEAYGLLSGWYYSPEKSLGITIIIPGSTYQSTQTEFYDIEKSIHSLLMTYIDLIDNHAPNPR; translated from the coding sequence ATGAGCTATAAATCAATATCTCGAATTTCACTTCTTTGTTTGATTTATATATCCTGTAACCCACCATCCCCATTCGTTCAGTTACCATTGAGCGATAAATCTGAAACACATCGCATTATTCTTCAAGATAAACTTGATTCGTTGTTTCATAAGTATCAATGTTCCGGGTTAGTAATAACAATAACCAATAAAGACTCATTGATTTTTTCCTATGCAAATGGATATGCGAAAATGGGTGAAAAGAAGCCAATAACGCTTAACACATATTATCGAATTGCTTCAATCTCGAAAGTTTTCATTGCCCTAACGATAAAAAAAATGGAAGTAGATGGACTTTTGAATTTAGAGGATGATGTTTCAAAATATTTAGGGTTCAAATTTAGAAATATCAAGAACCCAATGGTGCCGATAAAACTGAAGTATCTTCTCAATCATACCTCCAGTCTTAAAGCAGATGAATCCATCGGATTGATTAATGGCGATGTTTATCGATCCCCACTAAAAGTTATTTTTGATTTTTCTGATAGTAAAAACAGGGATGCCATAAGCAGTTATTGGTCTGATACAAAACCCGGAGAGGAGTTTGCTTACTCTAATTTTGCATATCTCATTTTGGCTTCTGTGATTGAGAAAGTTGTCAATTTTGACTTTAACGATTACTTAAAACAATCGATCTTTCTACCGATGAATTTGAAAGCAACCTTCAACCAAAGTGAGTTGGCGGATTCTTTGATAGGATATACCTATAGAAACATCGACGGAACTTGGGTTGCACAATCAGACAGCATTTATGTTAGCAAGCATAAAAAAAGACAATTTGGTGAAAATCTTATTGTGTATTCCCCAATGGGAGGACTTAGAATATCAGCTTTAGAACTTGCAAAAATTCAGAAAGAAATCCTGAACCTTAGTTCCAAAGGAAAAATATTTGGATTGCCAGAAAAATCTTTCAGAGAATTGATTCTGGATTCCATTGTTACAAAAGATAAAAGCTTTGAAATTTATTCACTTGGGTTTCATCATACAAAGCAATTGAACGTTGGAGAGAAATGGATTGGGCATCCCGGCGAGGCCTATGGTTTGTTAAGTGGTTGGTATTATTCTCCTGAAAAGTCCTTGGGAATCACCATCATTATTCCCGGTTCAACTTATCAATCAACGCAAACGGAATTTTACGACATAGAGAAATCGATTCACTCGCTGTTGATGACCTATATCGATTTAATCGACAATCACGCGCCTAACCCGAGGTGA
- the alr gene encoding alanine racemase, translating into MAVEDIDILAEGLTERYSLPDEQLTEAFISKRNLIHNVDHIRQHLESRCKIIAVVKANAYGHSIDAVIPSLIESNIDYFGVANVNEGILLRYFLQKKNSIKFTTTPKILAFSAPLPDQIPFYLKHDIEATITGFESLRFAESITASNLKVLNVHLKIDTGMSRLGCNPKEAMKIAELIHSSKYLNLRGVYTHFASSGEDLAFTRKQLALFLEVCSSIEQSIQVPFMKHCANSGAIISDRETHLDAVRPGILLYGIIPFYTPSNSFNFRPVMQLQSKVTFTKWIEKGTTVSYGRKWKAWRRTRIATISIGYADGIPRLLSNNLKVLINGKIFNQVGIITMDQMMVNLENDASINEGDIATIFGWSHPEIHVDKISKKAGSISYELISSVSPRVRRVIVD; encoded by the coding sequence TTGGCTGTCGAAGATATAGACATACTTGCAGAAGGGTTAACTGAACGATATTCATTACCTGATGAGCAACTTACAGAAGCTTTTATTTCAAAACGAAATCTTATACATAACGTTGATCATATTCGTCAACATCTTGAATCTCGATGTAAAATCATCGCAGTTGTTAAAGCAAACGCATACGGACACTCAATTGATGCAGTTATACCGTCACTCATTGAATCTAACATCGACTATTTTGGTGTTGCTAATGTTAACGAGGGAATTCTGCTTCGTTACTTTTTGCAAAAGAAAAATTCAATTAAGTTTACAACAACACCCAAAATTCTGGCATTTTCAGCCCCCCTACCAGATCAAATTCCATTTTACTTAAAACATGATATCGAAGCAACAATCACGGGTTTTGAATCGCTCCGTTTTGCTGAGTCTATTACGGCTTCAAATTTAAAAGTTTTGAATGTTCATCTTAAAATAGACACCGGAATGAGCCGCTTAGGATGCAACCCAAAAGAAGCAATGAAGATTGCAGAGTTAATTCATAGCTCGAAGTATTTAAACTTACGGGGTGTTTATACACATTTTGCATCAAGTGGTGAAGATTTAGCATTTACAAGAAAACAATTGGCGCTTTTTTTGGAGGTTTGTAGTTCTATTGAACAATCTATTCAAGTCCCTTTTATGAAACACTGCGCCAATAGTGGAGCAATTATCAGTGATCGCGAAACTCATTTAGATGCGGTACGACCCGGAATCTTATTGTATGGAATAATCCCATTTTATACTCCGTCAAATAGCTTTAATTTTCGACCGGTTATGCAACTTCAATCTAAGGTTACTTTTACTAAATGGATTGAAAAGGGCACTACTGTTAGTTATGGAAGGAAATGGAAAGCTTGGAGAAGAACACGAATTGCAACGATCTCGATTGGATATGCCGATGGCATACCAAGGCTGTTATCAAATAATTTGAAAGTACTTATTAATGGGAAAATTTTCAATCAAGTGGGAATCATTACTATGGATCAAATGATGGTTAACCTTGAAAATGATGCAAGTATAAACGAAGGCGATATCGCAACCATTTTTGGATGGAGTCATCCTGAAATACATGTTGATAAGATTTCAAAAAAAGCTGGAAGTATTAGTTATGAATTGATTAGTTCGGTATCACCTCGGGTTAGGCGCGTGATTGTCGATTAA
- the deoC gene encoding deoxyribose-phosphate aldolase, producing MNATYLAAHNVLKRAIGIDAKKASTEVKNYVDSGADRICLKENICIPNFAFAKYIDHTLLKPDASRDEIIALCLEAKENGFASVCVNPHFVKLSATMLKGTDVKVCTVVGFPLGATHSKVKAFETDLACNDGATEIDMVVNIGEIKSKNYDLVESDIQIVVETAKKHHALVKVIIETTLLTDQEKIIASILCKNAGADFVKTSTGFSKGGATVEDIKLMRMAVGEGFGIKASGGVRDYTTAKKMIEYGATRIGASASVKIVQEASCKTTPSETGSNY from the coding sequence ATGAACGCTACATACTTAGCCGCACATAATGTACTCAAAAGAGCAATTGGAATCGATGCCAAGAAAGCTTCAACAGAAGTTAAAAACTATGTTGACTCTGGAGCAGATCGTATTTGTCTTAAAGAAAATATTTGCATCCCAAATTTTGCCTTTGCAAAGTACATCGATCATACACTCTTAAAACCAGATGCTTCAAGAGATGAAATCATTGCACTTTGTTTAGAAGCCAAGGAGAATGGATTCGCTTCAGTTTGCGTAAACCCTCATTTTGTTAAGTTATCTGCTACAATGCTTAAAGGTACAGATGTCAAAGTCTGTACTGTAGTTGGGTTTCCTTTAGGTGCTACACATAGCAAAGTAAAAGCATTTGAAACAGACTTAGCTTGTAATGACGGCGCAACTGAAATAGATATGGTTGTAAACATTGGGGAAATCAAATCTAAAAATTATGATTTGGTAGAATCAGATATTCAGATTGTTGTCGAAACAGCAAAAAAACATCACGCTTTGGTCAAAGTAATTATCGAAACGACTTTATTGACGGATCAAGAAAAGATCATTGCTTCAATCTTATGTAAAAACGCTGGTGCAGATTTTGTTAAAACATCAACAGGTTTTTCTAAAGGTGGCGCTACTGTAGAAGATATTAAACTTATGCGAATGGCAGTTGGTGAGGGTTTTGGAATAAAAGCATCGGGGGGGGTAAGGGATTATACGACCGCCAAAAAAATGATTGAGTATGGGGCTACCAGAATAGGAGCTTCGGCTAGTGTAAAAATTGTTCAAGAAGCATCATGTAAAACGACTCCTTCAGAGACCGGATCAAACTACTAA
- a CDS encoding (2Fe-2S) ferredoxin domain-containing protein encodes MRFRSHLFICLNEKHCGKHQSEQVQLYLKRRLKELHLTDLFRANKSGCLDACDFAPSSVSYPEGVWLQLKSDQDAEEYLLYLLGNRDSIEHLTIKLYKNE; translated from the coding sequence ATGAGATTTAGGTCACACCTTTTTATTTGTCTCAACGAAAAACATTGTGGAAAGCATCAAAGTGAACAAGTTCAATTGTATTTGAAAAGGCGACTTAAAGAGCTTCATCTTACAGATCTATTTAGAGCAAATAAATCAGGTTGTTTAGATGCATGCGACTTTGCACCTTCAAGTGTTTCTTATCCCGAGGGTGTATGGTTACAACTTAAAAGTGATCAAGATGCTGAAGAATATCTTCTATATCTGCTTGGAAACCGTGACTCTATAGAACATCTTACCATCAAATTATACAAAAACGAATGA